A genomic segment from Conger conger chromosome 2, fConCon1.1, whole genome shotgun sequence encodes:
- the phyhiplb gene encoding phytanoyl-CoA hydroxylase-interacting protein-like, whose translation MEVPQLGHGITSPVSPCEDMIKNLSLEAIQLCDREGNKSQDSGIAEMEELPVPQNIKINNITCDSFKISWDMDSKAKERITHYFIDLNKKENKNSNKFKHKDVPTKLVAKAVPLPMTVRGHWFLSPRTEYTVAVQTASKQSDGDYAVSEWSEIIDFCTADYSTVHLTQLLEKAEVIAGRMLKFSVFYRNQHKEYFDHAREAQDNKMVPSVKDNSGSHGSPISGKLEGIFFSCNTEFNTGKPAQDSPYGRYRFQIAAETLFNPKTNLYFGDFYCMYTAYHYVILVLAPAGSPGDDFCKQRLPALDLADNRFLTCAVEEDGRLAFHHAQDVILEVIYTDPVDLGLGTVAEISGHQLMSLSTVNAKKDPSCKTCNISVGR comes from the exons GTAATAAATCCCAAGACAGTGGGATTGCAGAGATGGAGGAACTTCCAGTTCCACAAAATATCAAAATTAACAACATCACATGCGACTCTTTCAAGATATCCTGGGACATGGACTCAAAAGCCAAGGAGCGAATTACCCACTACTTCATCGATCTCAACAAGAAAGAGAACAAGAACTCCAACAAGTTTAAACACAAG GATGTTCCGACGAAGCTGGTTGCCAAGGCGGTCCCTCTGCCCATGACAGTGCGGGGGCATTGGTTCCTGAGCCCACGCACGGAGTACACGGTCGCCGTGCAGACGGCCTCCAAGCAGAGCGACGGTGACTATGCTGTGTCGGAGTGGAGCGAAATCATCGACTTCTGCACTGCAG ACTATTCCACCGTGCATCTAACGCAGCTGCTGGAGAAAGCCGAGGTGATTGCGGGAAGGATGCTGAAATTTTCTGTGTTCTATCGCAACCAACACAAAGAATATTTTGACCATGCCAG GGAGGCCCAGGACAACAAAATGGTGCCCTCGGTGAAGGACAACAGCGGCAGCCACGGCTCCCCCATCAGCGGCAAGCTGGAGGGCATCTTCTTCAGCTGCAACACCGAGTTCAACACGGGCAAGCCGGCGCAGGACTCCCCCTACGGCCGGTACCGCTTCCAGATCGCGGCCGAGACGCTCTTCAACCCAAAGACCAACCTCTACTTCGGGGACTTCTACTGCATGTACACGGCCTACCACTACGTCATCCTGGTGCTGGCGCCCGCCGGCTCGCCCGGCGACGACTTCTGCAAGCAGCGGCTGCCCGCGCTGGACCTGGCCGACAACCGCTTCCTGACCTGCGCCGTGGAGGAGGACGGGAGGCTGGCCTTCCACCACGCGCAGGACGTCATCCTGGAGGTCATCTACACCGACCCCGTGGACCTGGGCCTGGGGACGGTGGCCGAGATCAGCGGCCACCAGCTCATGAGCCTGTCCACCGTCAACGCCAAGAAGGACCCCAGCTGCAAGACCTGCAACATCAGCGTGGGCCGCTAA